A stretch of DNA from Lycium ferocissimum isolate CSIRO_LF1 chromosome 4, AGI_CSIRO_Lferr_CH_V1, whole genome shotgun sequence:
CCCTAGAACGGGTTTGAATTATGTGCCCTCCTCTTTCTGTAGTGTTAACCATTTTTTATAATCTATATACAAACAACACAGTGACGTTGATCAGCCAGGAcaaaaaaacaagaataatCGACCAAAAGTCTATTAATAGACCATACTTTACAAAAAgcaaaaacagaaaaacaaaaattgaaacaagcaaaataagtagaaataacACATATTTCTAGCAAAAAACAGGCGAAACTtccaaaattttggaaaaaaaaaaatctcaactttaTGAAAACTAGGGTTCTATCGAGTTCgtaaaataataacaactttCATGGCAAAATGGAGCTCTAAATGCTCTGGAGGAGTTgttaaattaaagaaaataccTGAAATGGATGGCAGGAACGTTACCAAGTTTGGGGGAGAGGGAGAATTCTGATggaaacttcaatttttttaggGCGGGAGTTGGGAAGAAGTGAGGAGAGAGAAGgggcttttgtatattttaataATAAGTGAAAGGGGACTTAAGTGTATAAGTTGTAAActccaaaatttttaaaattataaagtgACCCCAGGGCCATAACCCTTAAccctaaaatgaaaaaataaaggaaaaagaaaatgagtagCCTTTTTGCAAATTAAACTAAGGGAGTGGCTTAAAAGCCAAATACTCTCCAAAGTCTTGGATGCACCTTCCCTAATTACCTTTATAACTGACTGGGCATCTTTGGCACACGACCACGATAATAATCTTGTGGTGCCAAAACTTGTCCCTATTGCAAGATCCCTACCAGCTACTAAAGAAACACCACCATCGCCTTtcgtttttttcctttttatcacAGAAGTAGTCATGCCTtacaaatatttatatttttagcGCTTCTAACATTGAAAATCTTAAAACAAAGGCAGCTAGTGAAAACATACCAACGCCATCGCGTGTTCAAGCAGTGACAGCTTTCATGTGGAAGAACCTGACAAACGTTTCCAAAAGGACATCATCCATGATAATCCACCTCGTAAACACAGAGGCGAATCCAGGATTTTAAGAGGATGAGTTCaccattttaaataaaattaaaaaaataaatggaaGTGCATTTAGTAGGGTTTGATCCACAATCTTAAGGGATTAAACCCAACACTTAACCAGTGCTCCACCTAGTCTAGTTTGTCCATGTGTTCgttcagttaatattagatatattttaggaattatatacataatataccgagtttagtcggtgaccatgtgttcacgtgacccattttTAATGCATAAATTCACCCCTGCGTAAACATGAGGAACCGAGTTAAACCTCCGTTGTAAATTCATCGTAGCATTGGAAATTTCATCGGGACCTTCGGAGCATTTAAAGATGAGAGTCATTACAAAGATAATTTAGCTGACATGGTGGCTTTGTTACGAAAAGGTATATCTGAATTTGATGATAAATATGTTAAAAGAATGGCGGGAAATGAGGCCATGGCAGCTACTCTAGAGCGACGAAGAGATGCAGGAGATTCACATCTTAGAAAGGATGTTGATATCTTCAGATTCAATAGCTAGTGTGGTTACTCATTTCATGATGTGGATTTTGGGTGGGGGAAACCAATATTTTTCAATACATTTACCGGACGGCCATTGGAGAATTGGGTTATGCTAATGGATACAAAAGATGGAAAAGGAGTGGACGCCAGGATTACTTTGAATAAACAGGACATGGaaatgtttgaaaaaaatgaagagctATTAACTTATGCAACTCTCAAGGCCAGAATCCCTACCTAGATGAATATGTTTCTTATCATTTTGGTCTCGACGAAACTTCTTTCAATACGTCTTAAGGTAGTCTCTCTGAAATAATACTACTCCGAATAATGTAATAGAGTTTGATAATATTGATCttttcttgaataaaatttgaaattctCTTTTCAGGGGTTTATTGTTTGAATTAACGTAATTCCAGGATTAGGATTGAATCCTCTCCTCTGACCTATAATGCAATTTCCAGAAGAAgaatatatagtagtaatagaTTAATAGTTATCCCTATAAGTTGTAAATCACGAACCAATGTAGTCTTTTTTGCAAAAGGAACTAATAAGAAAATCACATTTCGCATTATTATAATACCCCGAGTTAATTCATATATACTTTAATTACTTGCTACTTGGCCAGAAAATGTTTGTTACAGAATACATGTATGTTGTTATGCGTTGGCCTTGGTTTTGATATATTGAGCTTGTTGGAAGTCGTTCGAATTGATTTGGAGTTCCCGAAATAAAAGAGTATaggtcatgaaaaatatattagGATCATAGTGTTAGGGttttgccctgattttcttaTCATATTTGGATTTCACCTATTTTTGAAGAAGGGCAAAGAGTTTACCATATTTGGTTTTACTTTTCCCAAAAggaaaaattttaatatttcatCTTTGGGTAACCTCTTTTTCGGAGAAAAAGGTTTTGAacctctataaattgaagaattctTCTCATACAACATAACATAATAGCATCCTCAATGTAGTTTGTAAAGAGTCTCATTTATGAGGAGATTGTTCTCTCAatagtttttatgtttttttttttatactagtTTTTCAATATGTAGGCCAATTGGCCAAACCATATTATGTTTTGCATATTATAGTTTTGTGTGTCGTTTAATTTATCATAGTTCAAAGTTTGCAATCTATAGCTTCCGCACGACGCCctgttatttcgatcccaacacaTAGTGTTAAATAtaaaagttagaatccataaccTAATTAACCCTGAAATggaaaaaggagaagaatacggtactccctctgttccaaaTTAGATGTCATGTTCACTTCtagagagtcaatttgactaatcttcgaagttaaattatattataacaactcaataacttaaaattaaaaattagatattcaaaaactataccAAAAGTACTACcagttgcaacttttctcatgtcaatttgatgaaaaataatatttaaaatattattcaaaGCTTACATagtttgactctcgagaagCCAAACGTTACAACAAATCACATATTTGTGTTTTGTTAAAAagctactccctccatcccaatttatgtgacactttttgtttttcgagaatcaatttgactaaattatgaagctaaattggattagattaccTCAAtgttttaagattaaaatttatatatttgaaaactacatgaaaagtactattgcctccgtctcaaaatatttgtcgcatttttcatttacacgcccattaagaaaacatttataaaggtagcatttttgactattttaccctattaacatatttcatcatgttctctctcctcaataaatatttactccATTAATGATGAAACCTCTTAAATGTTGGTGTGTGAACTCACAAAATCGGGAGAGGATCCCCTCCGGTAATTCTCAATGGGGTCTTGGGATGTTGCCACGTGTTATAGAAGCTTTTAAAGGTCAGAATATTTTCGTagatacagtcagacctctctataacggcacCCGCATATAACagcacctctctataacagctaagatttttcggaaccgattttttatattatattttacttctctataatagCATTTCACCTATAATAGCAATAACCAACTTTATAGcagtacgctctttgtaaaattaccccccatataatagctatcttcttttttttggtaatataataattaaccatctttataaaaatagaatatctatgattaccaataataagagTGGAAATTTTGACAAAATAGTTGAttatttaatacactatttatgacaaaaaaaatatcatatgaatatatatatattcatcattaaacgattttccatcgttatacaaagtgtgattaagcttagaatttgacaattaaaaatgaaaattagattttatgcatcttttttgcctataacagcgaagtattatttaaatgtcaatgctgTTATAAGTGTATAACAgccattctctataacagctgaAAAATTTCGAACCCAAccatgctgttatagagaagtttGACTGTATTATGTCTCATTTATGTTTAAAATTCTCGTTTctctttcaaaaaataaaatttaatacaataattttcaacttCTTCCTTTAGCTAAGCTTCTGTGAATGATGCAGACTCCAATTTAAATAGGATGATGATGCTGCCAACAATACTAATGCCTCGGACGACATTATATTTGAGCTTACTCCAGTTATTCTCTATATTGTTGACTTGTAGTCGGTAATCTACTGTTTTATTGATCCACTTTCTTTaaatttgcaccaacaatctcCTTAACATTTATGAATGATTATCTGAGATCTATTAGAGAAAATTTTAATGGAAAACAAATCCCTAAAGAGAAATAAGAGTGGAGGTGAGAACCTGACTTGAAGTTTATTTTTCCATTCAAGTTGTGGACTTTGCTGGAGTAATATTTTGAAATGAACATGGTATCCACAACAATTTAATCTTGACCTTTAAAAAGTTGCTGAACACGTGGCAATATCCCAAGAGCCCATTGAGAATTACCGGACGAATCATTACTGGAGGGGATCCTTTCCccacaaaatcagcccattgaTGTAATTAAttcaagggtaaaatggaaaaaagctatttaattttattttggataaataaaacgacaaatattttgagataaatattttagtaaggacgacaaatattttgagatggagggagtataagttgcatcttttctcatatcaatttggtgagaaaatacatcttaaaatgttagtcaaagACTCAAAATTCATGCAGTTTGAATTTCGGGAAGCGAAAGTGTTACATAAATTGAGAATGTGTAATAACcaaccaaaatgaaaaaaacaatGTGAAGACTAACGAAGAAGTCTCCCCGCCGCAGAAGGTTATTCCCACCCAATAAAACATTATGTGTTCCCCTTGCATGTTTTATTCCCTTCAAACATCTTTGTGATAATTAATTCTCTCATCTCTATTAATTACATCATtgcctttttcctctctttccaaTCGTCTCGCTCAACAAGGCCTAATTATTAACCCAAAGGATATTAATTATATTCTCTCGATCGATCAATCGGTAATTTAATTTTCTGATCATCTGAAAAATATATAACGAATAAATCCATTGTTTAAATCATCTTAAAAAATGGGAGCATGTGCAAGCAAACCTAAGGTCTTGGAGGGTACCGCTCCTGGAAATGAAAAATCAGATTTGGCGAGAGAAGACATGAAGAACAATAATAAGGAAGAAGGAATTGTGGGTGATGATGTTGCCAATAAGCCCCACTCTCTCAGTAATTTGTTCAAGGAGGTATATATTCTTAATACATTAATTATCACCACTTTATATCtctgtatatataatatatactccctccgttccaatttaagtgtcttagtttgactaagCACAggttttaagaaataaagagatactttaatcttgtggtcctaaattaaagatgtctctaatgtactaaaatgtcattTGAATCATGCGGTTTTAAACTTGCCATGTATGGTGTTTGAATTCtgaacttactaaatatagaaagagaaactctttttgggactgacCAAAATTAAACAATAAATGCACGCATAATAATCGTACTGTTGCATGCATTGTGATCTTCTATCTGTCCTTTTCTTGGCTACatttttagttttgttttaGAAGGCTTTATAAAGCTGGAACATATATGTGAGAGTCGGAATGGAactctttcaacttttcacataTTGTCAATGCAACTACTTTGATATTAATGTAGTTTTTCAATCTTAAAAGAAAGCTATGTATTTTCTTGGATCTAAAATGCTTGACATGTTCGAGAAGCTAGCAACTATCACCCTATTGGTTAAAACTTGCCCGTAGAAACTTCCGTTATTTGATTTACTTGCCTGGCATTGTTATGCTACTTGGAATTAAGGCCACAAATGTTTTTGTTAAGAAGTCCAAATTATTGCCTTTGATATTTGCTATTATTGCgattaatacaaatatatatgatCACTTAGCGAAGAATATCCAACCTCGGTAGACTTAGCCTATTCAACCTCGGTAGACTTAGCCCCTATGTTTACGTGAAGTCAATAGAAATGACATATGTTTGTACATAATATTTTTTCACCTAagcataattaattaatatatattcataCTTTACTAAATCACTTAATCATAATATCTTGCTATGATTTGGTGTAAAATCGGGTTCGACTAACTTTTTACTGTTTGTTGGATTCACATCTAAATTTTAgcttgtattttttattttattttgaactaTAAAATCTTATTACCACCAACAACGAACAGAAAAAGCACAAGCTAAAGAGCACTGAAACTCTTAACCACCTTCTAGGAAGGTGTCAAGAGAAGCAAGCCTCAAAGAGAACTAAGTACAAAGAGCCTCAAGAAATCCTATACATTTGCTAGCCTGATTCGATCCTACAAACTATCCTTTCCTTTATCTGATGCACTACAAAACTAGTATTCACAGTAAGTTCCTTAAATATTTTCCAGTTTCTAGCTTGTATTTATAACGGCCAGTCATTAGCTAATAGGAGAAAGCTATATTGCCTCTTGGTAGACGCCATTTCTTGCACCAACATAGTACTCCCTGAGTCCCTTCAGGTTCATTTTAGATGGAGTGTTTGGTCATgaagtttgaaaaataaagaaagacatatagaaatataaaaaaaatataacttatcattttaaatagggaaaagggtcaaaaatacccctctactttgaaaaaagggttaaaaatatcctccgaacttattttgggtcaaaaatacccctcccgtccttaaagttttcaaatatacccctgccttgacggaaattattcgccaaaataacccgaaatcattctttaaacccgctccatcatttaaacccgaccgaactaaataataacccataagatccccttattcccccaatacgtaggtaTGAAGCTTGAgagaattgggggaataaggggatcttatgggttattatttggttgggtcgggtttaaatgatggagcgggtttaaataatgaatttgggttattttggcggataatttccgtcaaggcaggggtatatttgaaaactttaaggacgagagggtatttttgacccaaaataagtttggaggatatttttagccctttttccaaagtagaggggtatttttgacccttttcccttttaaataTGTCATGAGATTCTTGAAAcagactaaaaatgaaaaaaatatgtcATATAAAGTGGAACAGGTGAAATAGTTTAATTTGctagtatataaaaaaaaaaaaaaattgccccTAAACTATGCAAAATAGAACAGATTTGCCCTGAATTAATAGTCGGGGTCAAATATGCCCTTGCTGGTACTAGTTGAGCTCAATTTTGCCCCTAAACTGTGCGAAATGGAacaaatttacccttattttAAACGGTGGAAACTTAGCACACGATGATGCCACGTGTCACACAATTAATTGGTAGTAATTGATAAGTTTCTTTGCATCGAAGTAAGTGTTGATTGGATGCAGAATGAAGAAGGCAAAGGCCCAGAACAAGTGAAAGAGGAGACATCTCAGACCACACAAGCTTCTGAATCCCAGCCAGAAGAAATTGAAAAAGCTGCTGATGCCCATATAAAGACTGAGATAGAAGAAGTTGTATCAAAGACAGAAACACCACAAGCTCAAACTTTTCTTGAAAAGACAACagataaaataaaatcggaagAGGAAGTTATAAAACCAGAAACAGAAACTCCCatggaaaagaaagtagaggAACTAAAAGAAACAGTGGAGACTCCAACAGAGAAGAAAGTAGAGGAGGTAAAAGAAACAATGGAAACTCCAACAGAGAAAAAAGTAGAGGAAGTAAAAGAAACAGTAGAGATCACTcaagaagagaagaaaatagaagaaaactcTGAAACAAAATCTGAAGCTCCAGTGgagaagaaaatggaagagaaaCCAGTTATGGAGGCAAAAAAACCTGTcattgaagaaaagaaatcaggAAAATTTTGGTGGGACAAGTAAATGGAGATGCTTTGAAGGGCTAACAGTTGGTTCCTTGATTACTTGAAAGTTGAAGGGTGTGGTTAATTTAGATGGTATGATTACTGATTTTCTTATTGAACAAGTTAGGGATGAGCAAGACTTAATATTTCAATATTGATATCATTCATCTCATTATCATACAGTATGATTCATACTGTGTTTTCACCTCGTACACTAGCACATTTGACACAATctacttttaattttctttatcaGTAACAAAACTATGTTTTATTCATGTTCACCATTCATGAAGTTAAATTTATACTTTAGTGGATATAAAAAGTGAAAGAGAGGGTGAGTTGCAATTTATTCGactttaataattttaattttttaaatttttttcttaaaattttgtgTCGGATCGAACtaatcaaataaagtaaaacgGAGGAGTAGTTCTTATCACAATTTATAAGCTTTTAAGAATTCTTTAACAAAATcttttcaagtttcaattgCGATGTTTTTATAAATTGTAGATGGGAACAGATATAAAACAACAAATATAACTGCAgtgaaaatataaaaagaacaCAACAATTTTGTTATATTGGTTTGACATAAGTGTTGAGCCTATGTGTAGTTCCCTCGACTCTCAAGtgcttttatatttttcttgattaCTCCGTCACAAGCAAGTTTTGACACTATCATCACGAACATGCAATTTTTCCTCTATCACCATGAAGCAATCTTCGGTGCTTCAATCATTCCTTGTACATCCTCTTTCATGTAGTTTTTAACATAGCTTCCTTACTATTGTATTTCCTTTCGATACTTAATTTCgagctgagggtctatcggaaacaattTCTCTACTTTCACAAGGCAGGCGTAAGGCTGCGTACACACAACCCTCACCAGGCCCCACTTAGCTTATGCATTGGgtatgttgtcgttgttgtaCCTTTGGGAGAAAGATATTCGGGTTGTACATGAATTTATCCATCAAAATGTGAGATTTACAGAGCTATGTAAAAATAAGTCTGTATTCTCACAGAGATATGCAAAAATAAGTCTATATTTAAATAACTCACAATACTATTCCACTTTCAAAATATAACAACAAAATCTTTAGAAATATGTACAACCCCAACAATCCCACAAATTAAAACTAgggattttggaaatcttcctTTGTGatctttcttcttatcttctctttctttattttttctcttttcacaaATCCTAGTTATCGTTGTCCCCATCCCAACCCCCATTCTTCATCACCGGATTCTACCTGTTTGTTGTTGTTCGCCGAAAAATTGATAGAGTTTTTTTGTTGCGGTTGCTCCTTCCCTGGAGTTTTGGCAGTATTCATTGTACACTTTGTATGTAACTATATATAATAGATTATATATAGTATGTATGTTAATGTATACGTAGGACATATACTTACATACACATGAAATACAATTATATACATGTGGCATACATAGTATATATCACTTGTATGTCACTGTATACCGGGTGTACGTTGTATGTGTTGACACTCAATTTTTACCCTCCCTCTTCCAGTTCACTTCCTCgagcttctaatttaataattaccttatttttttactattataaatattattgttattattgttatccTTTTATTATTCATGCTACATTTTTATTATCAATGTTACTACTATTactttacactttttttttttttaaatgaatgaTTGTCATTACGTTATTTCTATACTTATTAATTAGCTATAAGTCGATACATCATATGCTAAATCATTAAtattagtattttattttctacatattaattcctttgacatatatatacatcttaaggagaaatatttacgaaacgtgacgatagttttatatttacaaaacataacattacaaatcctatacaaaacatgctttatatttaaaaaaaaaaaaattaaattattttttattttttaaaaatcattttttaaaaaaatatttttttaaaaaaaatattttttttaaatttatttttatttttttaaaaaattaatatttttttttttgctcaaaaacttatgtatgaaagttgtatgaaatgtgtatatctcgctcaagacttaaaaagtttgctcaaaatttagtgtatgaaaaatgtatgaaatgtgtatatctcgttcaaggcttaaaaaatccgctcaaaattgtgtgtatgaaaacaatatgaaatttgtatcttgctcatgtcttaaaatttcgctcacattttcatgtataaagttcatgttagatttacgtaaaattaatacaactacaacaacattgtaacaattttcatacaatattcaaggcttaaagttttcgctcaaaattttgtatatgaaaattatattaaaaattttgctcacacatacacatttcatacaacttttatacatagaaatatgaggtaattttttaagccattgagcaaaaaaaaaaaaaaaaaatatttaaaaaatatatataaaaattatttttaaaaaaaataaaaatattttttaaaaaaaaattttttttataaaaaatatatatattttacggaaaaaaaaaaaaaaacgaaaaatatatgaaaatccgtcatgttttgtaatatatcgttatgttttgtaaataaggaaaactatcgttacgtttcgtaaatatttctccttaacatgtatatatacgtagtttgtactagttattattaagagcccaacttatttttttggcttataaactgttttcagcttataagttgctttagATAAGGTAAGCCAAATGgactcaattatttttttgggcttattttaaatacaaaatgactttaaaattttgggccaaataaacactcaaaaaaaaaattttttaatttgttttcaagaacttataagccaatccaaacgggctctaagttaGAAGCTAAAGAAGTGTAAGGAAGAAGGATTAAATCCCAATCAGATGGCCCAAACGACCAGCCCAATCCAATAACACATACACATTTTAACATCTTTCCAATTCCTCTAAACCTAATTCCTAAACGAGCAGCCACACCTTCCCTCTGTTCCCATTCTTCTCTTAGGACAAAAGTCCAACTCTTCTCAGCCCTTTCAGAAGATTGTTTCTCCATTTTGGTGTAAATGTTTGAATCCTCTCTCCTTCCTCTTTAACTCTCTCATCAAAAGTCAGAGATCATTGAAGAGTATCTCTGCAAAAATCACAAGATTCTTTGAAATCCCACATGAAGACAAACGAACGGTGAAACTTTTTCGTCCTTGCCTGCTGCAACTTCTGCCATGACCAACGGCTAAATCCAAATGGCTATTTGAAACTCTATTTCGATTTTCCGCGCATTCGACCCTAGCCCTAGTTTCTATCTATAAATACTTTCTCATATCAGTAGCCGCAGAGGGGGGAACATCTGAGAACACCTTGAATCTCATGACCCACGGCTGAACAACGTAAAACACTATTTTTACTCTAAAACActagttttcttcaatttcttactCTGTCTCTGTTGGCTTTGAGCCATAGCAGAGATTCTGTAGTGTTGTTCGTGAAAAGAGAGTACATCTGAGGCCCCGACGTCCCTATTCACTGCACCCACAAGAGTATCCGACCCTGTTCTTCTTTCTTTGCTATCAAGATAGCATATTATGTTGTAGAAAAATCATGTCTTTAGTTTTCGATATATCCATGTCATGTAAGTTTGGATTCCAGAAATGTGTTTAAGCTTTCTGTGTTCGTTTCGGAATCTGAGTATGAAATCATATAGTATGTATTTTATGTGATTTGGGTCATATTTGGTTTAGTAGATTattaattcttctcatgaataaTATTACTTGGTTATTTTCCAgaaattttcttcaagtttgtGCTTCATTTATCAGTGGTTAAGTCTATGTATAGTTAAGTTGAAAACTTAAGATGGAACATTTTTTATTAATGTGAAATTAGAGGTCATTGCTATAGGTACAGTCCATTAGTACGCATCTGAAGGTCTCTTTTGGTATTTGGGGCACTTTTTACCTCTActcaaattaaagttgtaggaatcatgcctataaaaatattcatatataaatatactgtaCTCCATCTCTCTGGCTAATAATATCCTTTGTTGCTTAGCAACCATGCTTTAGAACAATTCGTCAATGAGAATGCTATTTTTGTTTTAACCTGAGTTGTGCCTTTTGTTCTCATAATGCTGATCTGGAAACTATTAACTTACCTTATGCTAAGTTGTAGAAGCATGCTTTTAAACTCACCCTTCTCATAGAAATCATGTTGCAGACTCATTTTCTTACATGTACCATGTCTATAGGATTAATAAATTGCTCAATAAAATGAGAATATTGGGTGTTGTTCGTTTCTTTTAACatgttatttaatatttaaacaaTAGGACTATCGTATTTTCTGTTTCGGTAATTCCAAAATGAACTGTATGAGAATTCTTGGGGGTCACATTCTAATGACTTTACTTTGTCTATTTATTATCATATTAAAATCTGCTTCTTGTTcctaatcttttcttttttactttggTTCGCATGATAACACCGG
This window harbors:
- the LOC132054361 gene encoding chromatin modification-related protein vid21-like, giving the protein MGACASKPKVLEGTAPGNEKSDLAREDMKNNNKEEGIVGDDVANKPHSLSNLFKENEEGKGPEQVKEETSQTTQASESQPEEIEKAADAHIKTEIEEVVSKTETPQAQTFLEKTTDKIKSEEEVIKPETETPMEKKVEELKETVETPTEKKVEEVKETMETPTEKKVEEVKETVEITQEEKKIEENSETKSEAPVEKKMEEKPVMEAKKPVIEEKKSGKFWWDK